The Desertifilum tharense IPPAS B-1220 DNA window TGAGCTACATACTCTGCATTACTAAATAGGGCGCTGGGATCGCGACCTTCAAAAATGCCAAACTGAATGAAGTGACTAAACGCACTCGGCATTTGACCTTGGGCGATCGCATCTGCCACTTGGGGATTTTGAGACAGGTAGAAACTGGTATTAAACAAAGGACTGGGATCGCGTCCCTCAAATTGCCCAAATTGCAAATAGTGATCGAATCCGCTGCGGAAGTTTCCGCGATTAACTTCTTGAGCAACTGCTGGATTTAACGCCAGGTAATAGCTTTCGTCAAAAAGTAGGCGGGCTGGATCTTGGAGGTTTACGCCTCCTAAGCGTCCCTGCGCCCCAAAGAACACGTTAAACCGATCTAAGGGTAAAAATAGCGTCCGGTCGATAATCGCCGGGGGCGGTGGGGCAAACGGGGGCGGCTCCGGCGGTGGGGGGGGGGGGGGAGGTGGCGGCGCTGTCGGCGGAGTGGGATCGACAGGAGGAGCCGGGGCCGGAACTGGAGAGGGTGAAGGCGGTGGCGAGACAGGGGTACTAAAGTCATCATTAATAATCGTGCCAATCGCTCGCGAATCCCTGACTACTGCCTCTGTCACATTGCTGAGAACCACAAAGAAAGTTTCGTCAGGTTCGATGCGCGTATCACCAATAACCGGAACAGCAATTGTTTTCTGAGTTTCTCCTGGCGCGAAGCTCAAAGAACCGCTCACCGCTTGATAATCTTCCCCTGCCCGTGCCGTTCCATCTTCTGTGGTATAGTTCAGCGTGACTGGGACGATACCTGGGCGATCGAGTTGGACGGTAAATATAGCATTCGTCGTGCCAGCATTTCCTTCGGGAACGGCTACATCCCCAATTCTCACCGCCGGTAAATCATCATCGAGAATAGTACCAACCGCTTGATTCGTCGTTATTGTGCCGCGCGCCGCCCCTGTTAAGCGGACAAAGAACCTTTCTGTGGGTTCAATGACATTATCAGCAATCACAGGTACTGTAATCGTTTTTTCCGTTTCTCCAGGGGCAAACGTGAGCGTTCCAGAGGTGGCTTGGTAGTCTTGTCCCGCCCTCGCCGTATCATCAGCCGTTGTATAAGTCACCGTGACAGGAACAATCGTTGGCGTTGAAAGCCGCACCACAAAGTTAAAATCTGTTGTGCCATTAGTGCCTTCAATTTCTGTCACCCCTTGAATATCAATCCCTGGGACTGGAATTAAAAAGTTACCAAAGTTGGCATTTTGCTCTACCTCGCCCGGTTCTAGGGTAATCCGATAAGGTTCATCTTGATCTAGACCGGGATTTTCAGCCGGGAACGTTTGAATATAGCCTTCAGGGACAATCTCTCGAACCACATAATCGCCAGCCACCAGATTATCAAACGTATAACGTCCTGATGCATCAGTGACAGCCACTCGTTCGCCTTCATCTAAAATGCCATCATCATTGAGGTCTAGGAAGATGGTGACGCCTGCTAATCCGGGTTCCCCAGGATCGCGGCGTTGGTTGTTATTGCGATCGTCCCACTTAATCCCCGAAATTAAGAGATCGTCGTCAATAATCGTTGCAGTTCCTCGACCTTCATTGGCTAAGGCCGCTCCTGAAGCATTGCTGAGTTGGAGAAAGAAAGTTTCATTCACTTCGGGTACAGTATCGCCAATTACTTGTACCGTGACCTGTTTTTCAGTCTCGCCGGGGGCAAACGTGAGGCTACCCGTAACTGGCGTGAAATCAGTCCCGGCTGTAGCTGTCCCGGCAACGGTTGTGTAATTAACGGTTACGGGTAAATCTCCAGGCGTTAAACTTACGGTAAAAACGGCATTGCGAGTTCCTGTGTCTCCTTCTGTCACTGTAAGATTGCTAACCGAGAGAAAGAGTTGATCGTCCTCAAGAATCGTGACGGTGGCTTGTTCGTTCCCTAAAACTGCATTGCCAGATGGGTTGGATAGCTGAACGAAGAATGTTTCGTTCATTTCCACCACTGTATCGCCAATCACGGGGACGCGGATGGTTTGGGTATCTTGGTTGGGTGCAAAGGTAAGCGTCCCGCTGACGGCCTCGTAATCTTCTCCAGCGGTTGCAGTTCCATCGGAGGTTGAATAGGTGACGGTGACGGCTTGATTAATCGGTTGGGAGAGGCGAACGGTGACTAAAGCATCAGTGGTTCCCGTGTCGCCTTCAGTGATGGAGGCGTTCTGGATAAAAATTTGTAATTCATCGTCGTCAATAATTGTACCGCTGCCTTGAGCAACGCCAATCGTAGCGCCTTCTGAGGGACTCAGGAGTTGTACGTCAAAGGTGCGTTCTGGGTCGGCATCCACAATATTGTTACCGAAGACTGGAACAGTGACGGTTCGTGAAGTTTCGGTTGAACCGAAGACTAAGGTGCGGGTAATAGCTCGATAATCTTCTGGAGAAACGGCGGTGACATCGTTGGTTTGAAACACTACCGAGACGACATCTGTACTGGTGCGGTCTAGGGAAACTGTGAATACGGCATTGGTGACATCGCCTAAATCTCCTTCAGTTACAGTGACGCTATTGATCCGAAACGTATCAAACACGGACTGATAGGCGTGCATGAGTTTGGGTTCAAAGGCTAGGGGCGATTCAATTGAGCCGGTTTGAACTTCCAGTATCCAATCACCTCCTAAGTTAGCATTGCCAGTGCGGTTAATGGAGGCGGCGACATCTGCACCCGTGAGTTGACTGAGTTGTTGAATAAAGTTTAATCCGACTGTTCCGGCTGCAACATCGCACCCATACAGGAGAATATCAGCCCCTGTCATTAAGGCATTTTTCCAAGAGGCGATCGCGCTTTGGTAGGCGTTTAAACTTGTTCCATCTAGCAGCGTATTGCCCAATTGCAGGCTTCCCGGCTGCCCGAAGGAAACGATATGTACGCTACTGACGTGGGTTCGTCCGGCTAACACCTGACTAATTTGGGCAACCCCATCCTGTTGAGCATCTAGAACTACCACTTCGGCTCCCGGTGCGACGCCGGAAACCAAATGGGCGACATCGCTAACGGCGGCGTCAATGAAAACGATCGCCTGTCCGGGTTGAGTGCTAAAATCAACCCCCGGCATCGATTCCTCAGCTTGCCAGTTTGGGGCATCTACGACTGGGGGTAGCGAAAACGGAGAATGGGAAAGGGTGGGTAAAAGAAAATTTTCTGGATCGCCTAGACTCTTTAAATCAAAAACGGGACTTGGGATTTCCTCCATTCCCCCTAGATTAGGATGATAGGAAGAAGTTGATGGGAGATCTAGTCCACCTACCTGAAATTGAGGATTCTGATTTAGAGGCGAGGGGGAATTGAGATCGACTGACTCGCTCAAGGTCACTGTCTTTACTCCTCACAGCACGTTGATTGGGTCAGGTAATAGTGAGATTGGTTGTGGTGATGATTGCCCCTGACCTTAGCAAGCAACCACTCAACAGGGATAAGAAACGACGCAACAGTGCTTATTTGCTTTAATTTTTATAACTTATCCTGTTTGTCGGCCATTGCTTCAAATTTGAGAATTGTTGCGCTCCTCGCACGCGATCGCGCTTACCCTCGTTCTAGGGAAGATAAAGCAATTTCCGCTTGAAGAAAGTCTACAAATTGGCGGGCCGTTCGTCCAGAGCGACCATTGTGACGGGTTGCCCATTGCAAGGCGCGATCGCGAATATCCTCCCAAGATAGATCGAGGGCGGCTAACTGAGCCAAATGGCGGACAATTTCTAGATAGGTGTCTTGATTGGCGCTTTCAAAGGTCAGCGTTAAGCCAAAGCGATCGCTAAACGAGAGTTTTTCTTGTACTGTATCCCAAGCATTCACTTCTTCGGCATTGCTGGGACGAGGGCGATCGCTAAAAAACTCGCGAATCAAGTGGCGACGGTTAGAGGTGGCATAGACTACCATATTTTGGGGTCGTGCCGTCAAGTTCCCTTCTAACACCACCTTGAGCGATTTAAATGCATCATCATCCTCTTCAAACGATAAATCATCTACAAAGATAATAAACTTCTGAGGCAGACTTCGCAGGCGCTCTACAATTTCTGGCAGGTGGGTTAACTCCGACTTGCCCACTTCAATTAAGCGAAGATGCTCGTATCGATGCAACAATCCCTTCACTAAAGACGATTTACCGCTACCTCGACTCCCGTAAAGCAGAACATGCAACGCCGGGTAGCCGGCTAATAAAAATTCTGTATTTTTGAGTAAAGCCTCTCGTTGGGCATCATATCCGGCCAATTCTTCTAACTGAATCGGATCGGGAACTGCAATGCCGATCAGTTGTCCTGTAGAGTAACGAAAGGCGCGGAACCGAGCAAACAATCCCACCCCATGCTGACGATAATACTGAGCTAACTCTGGAAGAGCCTTAGCCCAATTATTACTCTGTTGCAAAAAATGGGGCGCTTGAGCCTCTACAACCCAGACGGTGGGCATTTTAGGCAGTTCAGCCACCTGCTGCACCCACTGAGCCAGCAATTGACAATCGCAGTTATAAATATCTTGTAGCACCTGTAAGTCAGACTGAGCCGCCTTAACGAGCGCTAGAGGTAGGGTTGCTAAGTCTTGATGTTGGGCTTGCTGGGTAAACGGATTCTCCGATTGTAGAATCTGTTGAATCAAAAAATCGGGCCAAGTTTGTCCGGTTTGAGCGATCGCGCTAAACCAATTCCCATAGGCTTGCAAGCAATGATTGATATTAATCTCAACCTGAGTCAAGGTATTGAGGAGATGAAGAAACGCTTGACTTGCAGGGTTTCGCCAAACATCTTGGTAGAGTAACAAAGAGGCAGCTTGGCGTTGCAGGGTTTGAATATTCGCGATCGCGATACTGTCAAGTTTAGGCATAATTGCCATTTTAGAGCGTCCGAGGACACTTCGATCGCTCAAAATTCGCTTTCACTAACGCCACGAGCGATCGCGCTTTTTCTTAGACTAGGAAAAGCATCTTTTCATCTTAATTTTCAGCTAATGAACCCAACTGCCCAAACCATCACTAAAATTGACGAACAACTCTCCAAACGAGAGATCGAACTCGATCCAGGCGGCTATTTCATTATTTACTTAGATCGAGAGGCAAAACTCATTTGTGCCAAGCACTATACCAACGTCATTAACGATCGCGGTTTAGCCGTCGATCCCGAAACCGGAGAAGTCATTCCCGCACGCGGAAAAGTTAACCGCACCGCCGAAACCCTATTTACCGGGAAAACAGCCAAAGAAGTGTGCGTCAAGATTTTCGAGCAAACTCACCCCTCGCCTGTCACCTTACTCGATCATGCGGCTTATTTAGGGCGAGAATTGGTCAGAGCCGAGATGGCTCTGATTCATGCTCAAGAGTACGTGCAAGATTAACTATTTGGCATAAAAAAGATAGTAAGTCGCCATTGGGATAACCGTTGCCGCAATCAACAAAGCCACCACCCAAACGATCGCATTGCTTTCTTGGGTTTCTTCTGGGGTGGCGAACGTGCCTTCAACCTTCACCCGATCTGCCACTACTGGCGGGCCAGGATCGGGCTGACCAGATAGCACTAAGCTGAGGCGATCGCTAGCATCTAATAGGGCTTGATTGTACTTATCTCCCTCGCGCAGGGGAACTTGCAGGGTTTCTGAAGCAACGCTTTGAGCAATC harbors:
- a CDS encoding Calx-beta domain-containing protein; this translates as MHAYQSVFDTFRINSVTVTEGDLGDVTNAVFTVSLDRTSTDVVSVVFQTNDVTAVSPEDYRAITRTLVFGSTETSRTVTVPVFGNNIVDADPERTFDVQLLSPSEGATIGVAQGSGTIIDDDELQIFIQNASITEGDTGTTDALVTVRLSQPINQAVTVTYSTSDGTATAGEDYEAVSGTLTFAPNQDTQTIRVPVIGDTVVEMNETFFVQLSNPSGNAVLGNEQATVTILEDDQLFLSVSNLTVTEGDTGTRNAVFTVSLTPGDLPVTVNYTTVAGTATAGTDFTPVTGSLTFAPGETEKQVTVQVIGDTVPEVNETFFLQLSNASGAALANEGRGTATIIDDDLLISGIKWDDRNNNQRRDPGEPGLAGVTIFLDLNDDGILDEGERVAVTDASGRYTFDNLVAGDYVVREIVPEGYIQTFPAENPGLDQDEPYRITLEPGEVEQNANFGNFLIPVPGIDIQGVTEIEGTNGTTDFNFVVRLSTPTIVPVTVTYTTADDTARAGQDYQATSGTLTFAPGETEKTITVPVIADNVIEPTERFFVRLTGAARGTITTNQAVGTILDDDLPAVRIGDVAVPEGNAGTTNAIFTVQLDRPGIVPVTLNYTTEDGTARAGEDYQAVSGSLSFAPGETQKTIAVPVIGDTRIEPDETFFVVLSNVTEAVVRDSRAIGTIINDDFSTPVSPPPSPSPVPAPAPPVDPTPPTAPPPPPPPPPPEPPPFAPPPPAIIDRTLFLPLDRFNVFFGAQGRLGGVNLQDPARLLFDESYYLALNPAVAQEVNRGNFRSGFDHYLQFGQFEGRDPSPLFNTSFYLSQNPQVADAIAQGQMPSAFSHFIQFGIFEGRDPSALFSNAEYVAQNPAVRDAIVQGSFASGIQHYLQFGQFEGREPRLQLFDEAFYLNANPAVAEAVSRGAFTSGFQHYILFGQSEGRDPSPLFSESFYRSQYPAVAQVIAQGGFRSGFEHYLLFGRAEGRLPRPA
- a CDS encoding DUF4346 domain-containing protein, producing MNPTAQTITKIDEQLSKREIELDPGGYFIIYLDREAKLICAKHYTNVINDRGLAVDPETGEVIPARGKVNRTAETLFTGKTAKEVCVKIFEQTHPSPVTLLDHAAYLGRELVRAEMALIHAQEYVQD
- a CDS encoding ATP-binding protein encodes the protein MPKLDSIAIANIQTLQRQAASLLLYQDVWRNPASQAFLHLLNTLTQVEININHCLQAYGNWFSAIAQTGQTWPDFLIQQILQSENPFTQQAQHQDLATLPLALVKAAQSDLQVLQDIYNCDCQLLAQWVQQVAELPKMPTVWVVEAQAPHFLQQSNNWAKALPELAQYYRQHGVGLFARFRAFRYSTGQLIGIAVPDPIQLEELAGYDAQREALLKNTEFLLAGYPALHVLLYGSRGSGKSSLVKGLLHRYEHLRLIEVGKSELTHLPEIVERLRSLPQKFIIFVDDLSFEEDDDAFKSLKVVLEGNLTARPQNMVVYATSNRRHLIREFFSDRPRPSNAEEVNAWDTVQEKLSFSDRFGLTLTFESANQDTYLEIVRHLAQLAALDLSWEDIRDRALQWATRHNGRSGRTARQFVDFLQAEIALSSLERG